In a single window of the Elaeis guineensis isolate ETL-2024a chromosome 8, EG11, whole genome shotgun sequence genome:
- the LOC140851167 gene encoding uncharacterized protein codes for MDLQLQTATSVPLLLPQLLSDPDDGDGSLSPSCSSSDGQNLSLPPIFWVLYVLGCWCCGSFLFGEGGLSGCAEVTRDRRGSGPWFSLRFFAYPMNIIVWNGRGAAKPSLLNNFHDLVRKHQPDIICVLKTRLSGDSIQKFHLSVGNQWQISSIPSIGLSGGIIILWHRNFDHVQFDSSIRQLAVGVVSAPRVQPWLLGVVYASTDYCEHRFFWEMAAAGMDLDTPLESAFAWCNYRFEHARVWERLDRALSNDEWINCFSDSTVTHLRTIALCYFKSLLNLLTSIDHLSGFTNSGYQLKRSSKWSGELGVDRLVRLMEFYYSKTPNRHCLNGTRICWKNKRRTFRVGAPICCYSITNVSEYQRTTVIRRRRNKIFSSLMTQDGEVNTDSEIANTITNYFASHRNNHGPSGFRPLLYKHFWPITRNDVLAAIHEVFDSGSMPMDLKDTHLVLIPKIPNPREVKDYRPIRLYNTVYKWVAKILINRMKSLLPNLISLEQGAFVPARNISDNIMLAQKIFHSMESASGTNSLMVVKADMEKAYDRLSWRYLEAVLYHYGFYRRFICWIMAYVLNPRFSVLINGRPSPWFHSAGGVR; via the exons ATGGATCTCCAACTGCAGACAGCCACTTCTGTACCTCTATTATTACCTCAGTTgctgtctgatcctgatgatggaGATGGCAGTCTCTCTCCTTCTTGTTCTTCGAGTGATGGGCAGAACCTCAGTCTTCCTCCCATCTTCTGGGTGCTCTATGTGCTGGGCTGCTGGTGCTGCGGGAGCTTCCTCTTTGGAGAAGGTGGGTTGTCAGGATGTGCCGAGGTCACGAGAGATAGGAGAGGCTCAGGTCCCTGGTTCTCCCTCCGCTTCTTTGCTTACCCCATGAACATTATTGTTTGGAATGGCAGAGGTGCTGCCAAGCCCTCCTTGTTAAACAACTTTCATGATCTTGTCCGTAAACATCAGCCTGATATAATTTGTGTTTTAAAGACTCGTCTCTCTGGAGATTCTATTCAGAAATTTCATCTTAGTGTTGGCAACCAGTGGCAGATTTCTTCTATTCCATCAATCGGTTTATCAGGAGGAATCATCATCCTCTGGCACCGTAATTTTGACCATGTTCAGTTTGACAGTTCTATTCGGCAGCTGGCTGTGGGAGTGGTGTCTGCCCCTAGAGTGCAACCATGGCTTCTTGGGGTGGTTTACGCCAGCACAGATTATTGCGAGCACCGCTTCTTTTGGGAGATGGCTGCCGCTGGGATGGACTTGGATACCCCAT TGGAAAGTGCCTTCGCCTGGTGTAACTACAGGTTCGAACATGCTCGGGTTTGGGAGAGATTAGACAGAGCTCTTTCTAATGACGAATGGATCAACTGTTTTTCTGATTCCACTGTGACTCACCTGCGGACCATTGCCCTCTGTTACTTCAAGTCTCTTCTCAACCTTCTCACATCCATCGATCACCTTTCAGGTTTCACAAATTCTGGCTATCAATTGAAGAGATCCAGCAAGTGGTCAGGCGAGCTTGGCGTGGACCGTCTGGTGCGTCTCATGGAGTTCTATTATTCCAAAACACCAAACAGGCATTGTCTAAATGGAACAAGGATATGTTG GAAAAACAAGAGGAGGACATTCAGAGTGGGGGCACCAATTTGCTGTTACAGCATCACCAACGTTTCTGAATACCAACGA ACTACTGTTATTCGGCGCAGAAGGAATAAGATCTTCTCTTCCTTAATGACACAGGATGGTGAGGTGAACACAGACTCGGAGATTGCCAATACTATTACAAACTACTTCGCTTCCCATCGAAACAATCATG GGCCCTCTGGTTTTCGACCATTGCTCTACAAGCACTTCTGGCCTATCACGAGGAATGATGTCTTGGCTGCTATCCATGAAGTGTTTGACTCTGGTTCTATGCCAATGGACTTGAAGGACACCCATTTAGTTCTTATCCCCAAAATTCCTAATCCACGGGAGGTCAAAGACTATAGGCCGATTCGTCTCTATAACACGGTGTACAAATGGGTAGCCAAGATTCTTATTAACAGGATGAAATCTCTGCTCCCCAACCTAATTTCTTTGGAGCAAGGTGCTTTTGTGCCAGCCCGCAATATTTCTGATAACATTATGcttgcacaaaaaatttttcactcCATGGAATCGGCATCTGGCACTAACTCTCTCATGGTTGTGAAAGCAGACATGGAAAAAGCTTATGATAGGCTATCGTGGAGGTACCTTGAAGCTGTTTTATATCACTACGGATTTTATCGGCGGTTCATATGCTGGATCATGGCCTATGTCCTAAACCCAAGGTTCTCTGTGCTGATTAATGGAAGGCCTTCTCCATGGTTTCATTCTGCTGGTGGTGTTCGATAG